DNA from Ziziphus jujuba cultivar Dongzao chromosome 2, ASM3175591v1:
aatatatatattagatgggATCAATAGCATTTTATAGCATTATTGGCCTTTACTGGAGGCCTATATACCAGTGAATGCCCAAATTTAGAAATTTCACAtcctaatttttcatttatagaGTTTTCAAAATCACACATTTTGACCCTacaaattgttagaacaaaatataaaatagttattaaaaTGTGCAgatctacaaatatatatatatatatatatataaaattaaaatttaaaaacatataaagatAGTACCGATATGATTGAGCCTTGCAAAAGCAGTTCAAAAGATAGATTCGACTCTTCTGCTTGTAGTTTTTCGAGTGTATGCACTGCATAGTCggattagaaaaataatatttattattgatagtAAGTGTTATTATTAACTTATGTACCGTagattccaaatatatatatatatatatatatatataaataaaaatagtttataaacaatgaaataaatattatataaatattggattcaatgtcatatataattattaattaatatttgtatttctcACCCAAAGTCATGGGGATAGATTTCTATAACATTTGAAATTCTAATTATTTCTAAACAATGAATATTCAACTCGGGACTGGTGAAGAAGCCAAATTGTAACGTTTAAGAAACTGTACAGTTATTCAATTAAAACCCTTACACGTATTTTAattactcaatttttttttgtaagctTGGCTTAGTAGTATAACTACTAAGAGTATACTTACAAATTCAAGATTTAAATCTTGATTTaagtgaaaattttcttttttatattataataataaaaaaaatacactgCATCTAACTATTTCTATAAGCTATTTAATAAGTACttccatttaaataaatattataaatataaaaatcgatacgaatttgaaaaaaattatttagtagATCTATTTTATATAGGTatctttgtaaaaaaaaaaaataaaaaaataaaaaaaagagtttcGTATAAAAGCACATGGACGAATCCATTAAATGATTTTTCATAGAGTTACCCTTAGCAAATCTAGTCCCAACCATTTGAATAAAACCCAATATAAGAATTTGATTAAAAACGAACAAATAGATGCACAAAGAAATTACAAGGTCACCATTAGAATTCGTGTAGTTTATAACTAAGGTAAGGTTTTTGCTTCACTGCTTTTGTTTTCGTTTGTTTGGGGCTGAAGACTATTAGATTACCTTTGTTTATGTCAGTATAGACTGGAGGGATCACGGTTTGGATCATTTCATATAATGGGTCTAATAGGTCTAAATAGTTTGAATTGGGCCCAATTTTCAATTGTTTTCCATTAGGTTCACTGCTGGACTTTATGAGGCccaaaaatccataaaatctaaaacaAACGTAAACCAGCAGTATTTTTTAatctctctttatttatttcccAGAATTGTTTAACCacagtaattaattaaatcgtATAAAATAATGTTTACTTAGCTGGCAGTAACAAATCCAGCACGTGTGAAATGGAGTAGGTCGCGTTCCACGTCACATggcaataaaaagtcaaagatGGACACGTGGTCGGCAAATGTTGGCAACCTTTTTTGAATTCCCGCCGTAAACATCTTTCTCTAAACCACACAATTACAGCGCACTCGCTCTAATAGAACAACACGTGTTGTACTATGATTGTAGTTTTCTCTCTTGGGAAGCGAGTAGAAGAATAACATACTCGAGCGCGTAGATCATCGGTGATCGGTTTATcaataatttagattaatttaaTCAACGCGATTTTTCGTAGTTAAAGACCTCACCGTCAGATCTGAATCATGCGTGTAACGAACTGTTTTGAATTCAGACCGTTAGATATTTCCGTGTCGGTGATGAGCGGCTAGAATCTGTTTGGCTGTGGCGGTCATTGAAGCCAAAAAGGCCTATAAGAAGAGGAGCGAACTAAGACGAAAAGAAAATCATAGGctctctctcaattttttttttctctttctttctctgagCGCTGAAAGGGTTTTCTAGGGTTTGATATATTAGCGCATTGCAACGGCTCTGCCCTGAGATCCAGATTTTGAATTGGATTCCATGCAAAGCGTTTTGTTAGGgtttatgtttttattctaaaaaaaaaccGAATTAGATTTTCCTGGGCGAGCGCATTGGATTATGCTTCCCGATTCGGCGCATCTCTCTCTCTATCGCGATCTTTGGTTTTTTGCATTCTTGGGGGTTTATACAAGGATTCaagatttaggtttttttttattaatttgaccCTCGTAAGTTCTTTGAATTATTTACTATCTGGCTCTGTTCtgctttttaatttgaaagagcttttcttttttggatctGAAAGTGGGTAATTAAGTGATTTTGAGGAATTACAAGGTGGATTCGATTCTTTTAGGTTTTATATAGTTTTCGAGGATTTGGGGATGACATTGGTTGGCATAATTAAAAAAGGTTTCGGTTATACTCAATTTTTCGTTCCCCGATTTGTGTTATTGTTCGTATATTTTGCGACTTtgtgaaattgtgaaaaaaatgaaatttgacaTTACTGGAGGATAGGAAGAACTGTTAAATTCAACTGAAAAATATCaaagtatattatttttgaaattgtcGAGGAAGGAATAAGTGCTGGTATTCGTTTAGGGGGCTGAATCGTCTCATTAAGATCATTTCGAAACGTCGGAAGTTAAATAGGTGACTAAACGGGTAATGTTAGAAATCTTTAAGATTTAAAGTGTTGTGAACCGGAACGTTGTTTTGGCAAGAAACTTTTATTACCGGGTATGTGGCTATCAGTAGATTGAAGTTGGAGACAATAATTGATTGCCCCTGTTGATATGTGCAGTAGTTGCAAGTTAATCTTATGGCACCAACTGTTCCCATAGAGTTTGCTGGGCAGAAGGAATCTAGAAAGTTCTCACTTTCGCAAACGATGGGAAAGTCTCGAAAGTACTCTGGAGGGCATTCTTCTGGTTTTGTTCAGTACTCAAAAGGGCATTCTTCTACTGGTTTTGTTCCGGATTACCGTCATGCTGCTGTTGAGACAATGGGAGAATCAGAAGGGTTTGGAAGTTCAGGACGTGTTGACGTGGAAATGACTGCTTCAGAGGATTCATTTGCACCTAAGAGAAAAAGCATTAGCTTAAATATGAATGGTTATGATAGTTTTGGTGTACCTATGCAAGTTTTGTCATTTTCAAGGATGTCACGATCTGAAAGGAAGGATTTAGAGATGAAGTTGAAAATGGAACTTGAACAAATCCGTACACTTCAGACCAAAGTTGAGAGTCTGAGTACAAATGTTGTTGTGTTATCACCATCTAGTGATATTCGGAGCTGCAGTGATGGAAAGAAAAGGCCTCCACTTGAGAGTATACATAGGTTGCCGGAGGTATCGGCTCCACCGAGTAACAAAAAGGCTCCTCCTGGGCGTAATGGACAGCGGACAAAAAGAAGTTCATCTGGCCGTTTTGAGTTGGTAAAATCCCAACCACCAGCTAAAACTTCAATTGCTATGTTGATGAAGCAGTGTGAAAATCTGTTGATGCGGATGATGTCACATCAATATGCTTGGGTGTTCAACACTCCGGTTGACATAGTGAAGTTGAACATTCCAGATTATTTTACAGTCATTAAGCATCCAATGGATTTTAGCACTGTGAAGGGAAAGATAGCTTCAGGTCAATATTCAAGTCCTTTGGGTTTTGCTGATGATATAAGGCTTACTTTTTCAAATGCAATGACTTACAACCCTCCTGGAAATGATGTTCACGTTATGGCTGCGACActtagtaaatattttgaagTGAGATGGAAAGCTATAGAAAAGAAGCTTCAGGTATCAACAGATGTTCAATTATTGCCTTCAAGAGTTGATCTTCAGTCAGACACCGGAACTACCGATCAACTACCAccttcaaaaaagaagaaaattacacCTCCTGTGTCTGCTCACGAGCCAGAGACTGTCCGGCAGATCATAAATCAGGAGGAGAAAGATAAGCTGAGTAATGATTTGGAGGCTTACATGGCAGAATTGCctgaaaatattattagtttccTAAAAGCACATTGTGATGGCCAAGGCGATGAAGATGAGATTGAGATTGATATGGATGCTCTTGGTAATGATAACCTGATTGTCTTACGGAAGCTTTTGGATGAGTATGTGCTG
Protein-coding regions in this window:
- the LOC107418190 gene encoding transcription factor GTE10 isoform X1, which encodes MAPTVPIEFAGQKESRKFSLSQTMGKSRKYSGGHSSGFVQYSKGHSSTGFVPDYRHAAVETMGESEGFGSSGRVDVEMTASEDSFAPKRKSISLNMNGYDSFGVPMQVLSFSRMSRSERKDLEMKLKMELEQIRTLQTKVESLSTNVVVLSPSSDIRSCSDGKKRPPLESIHRLPEVSAPPSNKKAPPGRNGQRTKRSSSGRFELVKSQPPAKTSIAMLMKQCENLLMRMMSHQYAWVFNTPVDIVKLNIPDYFTVIKHPMDFSTVKGKIASGQYSSPLGFADDIRLTFSNAMTYNPPGNDVHVMAATLSKYFEVRWKAIEKKLQVSTDVQLLPSRVDLQSDTGTTDQLPPSKKKKITPPVSAHEPETVRQIINQEEKDKLSNDLEAYMAELPENIISFLKAHCDGQGDEDEIEIDMDALGNDNLIVLRKLLDEYVLEKQKAAAKAEPCEMELLNESGLSNSSMQPCKGNDTVDEDVDVVGGNDPPISTFPPVEIEKDAAHRNSKCNSSSSESGSSSSDSDSASSSESESNAVKASVPDTAAEEKLNSGPSLDQKRSDLGDSEIGNHLLNEEAQVEQNSNSKPLSVEVDNLQEGESAPSERQVSPEKLYRAAILRRRFADTILKAREKALEKGEKRDPEKLRKEREELERRQKEEKARLQAEAKAAEEARKKAEEDAAAEARKKRESEREAARQALQLMEKTVDINENSQFMEDLELLRVSGDEQLPTFMDEASPELSQNGLGSFKMQGNPLEQLGLYMKDDEEDEEEEGLQAQELATEQTNDVEEGEID
- the LOC107418190 gene encoding transcription factor GTE10 isoform X2 codes for the protein MAPTVPIEFAGQKESRKFSLSQTMGKSRKYSGGHSSGFVQYSKGHSSTGFVPDYRHAAVETMGESEGFGSSGRVDVEMTASEDSFAPKRKSISLNMNGYDSFGVPMQVLSFSRMSRSERKDLEMKLKMELEQIRTLQTKVESLSTNVVVLSPSSDIRSCSDGKKRPPLESIHRLPEVSAPPSNKKAPPGRNGQRTKRSSSGRFELVKSQPPAKTSIAMLMKQCENLLMRMMSHQYAWVFNTPVDIVKLNIPDYFTVIKHPMDFSTVKGKIASGQYSSPLGFADDIRLTFSNAMTYNPPGNDVHVMAATLSKYFEVRWKAIEKKLQVSTDVQLLPSRVDLQSDTGTTDQLPPSKKKKITPPVSAHEPETVRQIINQEEKDKLSNDLEAYMAELPENIISFLKAHCDGQGDEDEIEIDMDALGNDNLIVLRKLLDEYVLEKQKAAAKAEPCEMELLNESGLSNSSMQPCNDTVDEDVDVVGGNDPPISTFPPVEIEKDAAHRNSKCNSSSSESGSSSSDSDSASSSESESNAVKASVPDTAAEEKLNSGPSLDQKRSDLGDSEIGNHLLNEEAQVEQNSNSKPLSVEVDNLQEGESAPSERQVSPEKLYRAAILRRRFADTILKAREKALEKGEKRDPEKLRKEREELERRQKEEKARLQAEAKAAEEARKKAEEDAAAEARKKRESEREAARQALQLMEKTVDINENSQFMEDLELLRVSGDEQLPTFMDEASPELSQNGLGSFKMQGNPLEQLGLYMKDDEEDEEEEGLQAQELATEQTNDVEEGEID